A window of Aquibium oceanicum genomic DNA:
TTATGGCACCCTTCCTGAAGTACGACGCGCCGACGACGCGGCCGAACTCCGGCGGCTGGGCGCGGCCCGCTACCCGCCGCATCATCGGACTGACGATGCTGAACGCGGTCGGCATCACCGCGCTGAACCATCTGCCGGTCATCTCTTTCGCCATGCCGCAGGAGGTGCTCGACGGACCCTACGGGCACACGGCGACCACGAGTTACACCTATGCGATGACCACCTCCTTCGCGCCGCGGCCAGACTTTGGGAGCGACCTGGCGGCGATCGACGAGCCGTTCCTGCTGGTAGGAGGCGCGGCCGACGAGGCGTTCCTTGCCGAGCGCTACGAGGAGACGATCTCGCCGCACGCGCCCGGCGGCACCTACGTCATCCTGCCGAGCGTGAGCCATCTCGGCGTCGTCAGCGATCCCGGGGCAATCGCCGCCGTCGAGGCATTCCTGTCGGAGCTGCCTGCGGCACGATGACGACGCTGCCGCCACGGAATTGTCTCCCGCCCCAAACCCCTCTACACCACTTTCGTGGTCCGCCGACCCGAGTCGCGGGGCAGAGCGGCGACGTCAAAGGGGGTGCAAGATGAACTTCACGGGTCTGGACATCATCATACCGGTGCTCGTCGTCCTGGTGCTGCTGTTCCTCTTTGCCGGCATCAAAACGGTTCCGCAGGGCAGCAACTGGACCGTGGAACGCTTCGGTCGCTACACCCGGTCGCTCTCGCCGGGGCTGAACCTGATCCTTCCCTTCATCGACCGCATCGGCGCCAAGATGAACATGATGGAGCAGGTGCTGGACGTCCCCACGCAGGAGGTCATCACCCGCGACAACGCCATCGTGGCCGTCGACGGCGTGGCCTTCTACCAGGTGCTGAACGCTGCCCAGGCGGCCTATCAGGTGGCGGGTCTCGAGAATGCCATCCTCAACCTCACCATGACCAACATCCGCTCTGTGATGGGCTCGATGGACCTCGACGAGCTCCTGTCGAACCGCGACGCGATCAACGAGCGGCTGCTCAGGATCGTCGACGAGGCCGCGAGCCCCTGGGGCATCAAGGTCACCCGCGTCGAGATCAAGGACATCAATCCGCCGGCCAACCTGGTGGACTCCATGGCGCGCCAGATGATGGCTGAGCGCAACAAGCGCGCCCAGATTCTGGAGGCCGAAGGCCTCAAGCAGGCGCAGGTGCTGGAGGCCGAGGGGCGGAAGGAAGCCGCCTTCCGCGACGCCGAGGCACGCGAGCGTGCGGCGGAAGCCGAGGCCCGGGCCACCCAGGTCGTGTCCGAGGCGATCGCGGCCGGCGACGTGCAGGCCATCAACTACTTCGTAGCGCAGAAGTACACCGAAGCGCTGGCGCGGATCGGATCGGCGACCAACAGCAAGGTCGTGCTGCTGCCGGTCGAAGCCTCCGCGCTGATCGGCTCGCTCGGCGGCATCGGCGCCATCGCCAAGGAAGTATTCGGCGGCGAATCGCCCACCCAGAACACGCGCGGCGCGAACCGCCCGCCGCTCGTTCCGCCCGGTCAGGGCTGACCCGCCGCGCCGGGAGGGCCCCATGCTGGAACGCATCTTTTCCGAACTCGGCCCGTGGAACTGGCTGGTGCTCGGTTTCGTCCTGCTCACGCTCGAGATCATCCTGCCCGGCGTCTTCCTGGTGTGGATCGGGCTTGCCGCGCTCGCGGTCGGCGTCCTGTCCATCGCCATCTGGGAGTTCTCCCTGTGGATATGGCAGGTGCAGATCCTGGTCTTCCTGGTCTTCTCGCTGCTGTCGGCCTGGCTCGGCTACCGTTTCGTGCGGCGCGACGAATCGCCGAGCGACCAGCCCCTGCTCAACCAGCGCGCCAGACAGCTCGTCGGCCGGACGGGCACGCTGGACGAGGCGATCCGCGACGGCCGCGGCAGGCTGAAGCTCGGTGACACGTGGTGGCCGGTGAACGGTCCCGACGCAGCACCCGGCACGAAGGTGCGGGTGGTCGCGGCCACGGACGGCGACCTCGTGGTGGAACCGGTCTGAGCTTTTCGGGCGGTCAGGCGGCTCCCAGCCGCAGGAGATCGTGGAAATGCACGACGCCGACCGGGACACCCTCGTCGACCACGACAAGCGCGCTGATGTGATGCTCGTTGAGCAGCGCCATCGCCTCCGCCGCCAGCGTGCGCGGCGTGACGGTTTTAGGATTGCGCGTCATCAGCTCGTCGATGGCGATCTCCGCCAGATTGAGATGCAGGCTGCGCGCCAGATCGCCGTCGGTGAAGATGCCGGCGAGACGGCCGTCCTCGCCCGTCACGCAAACGCAACCGAAGCGCTTCGCCGAAAGCATCGTGATGGCCTCCGGCATGGTAACGCCGCGCCCGACGACAGGCATCTCGTCGCCGACATGCATGATCTCGCGAACCTGCGTCAGGTTGGCGCCGAGCTGGCCGCCGGGATGGAAGGTACGGAAGTGATCCGGCGTGAAGCCGCGCGCCTCCAGAAGCGCGACGGCGAGCGCGTCGCCGATGGCGAGTTGCAGCACCGTGGAGGTGGTGGGAGCGAGCCCGTGCGGGCATGCCTCGGGCGACTTCGGAAGGCACAGCACGAGATCGGCCGCGGAAGCGAGCGTCGACGTCTCTCCGGAGGTGATGGCGATCAGCGGGATCTTGAAGCGCCGCGAATAGGCCACGATCCCCTTCATCTCGGAAGTCTCGCCCGACCACGAGATGGCGATGATCGCGTCGTCGGGGGCGATCATGCCGAGGTCGCCATGGTTGGCTTCGGCGGGATGGACGAAGAAGGCGGGCGTGCCGGTCGAGGCGAGAGTCGCCGCCATCTTGTTGCCGATATGGCCGCTCTTGCCGACGCCGGTGACGATCGCGCGACCCCCGATCCCGGCGAGCATCTCCACAGCCTTGGCGAAGGATTCGGAAAGCCCGTTGCCGAGCGCGGCGGCGAGCGCCGCCATCCCCGCCTGCTCGGTGGTGATGGTGCGGACGGCGGATTCGATCGCCGCCTTGGCGTCCACGCGCTGATTCAGGACTTTCCCGTGCATGGCGACGCTCTATCCCGTCCAAACCCGGCTGTCCAACCTTGATTTCAAACGACGAATGCCGCGCCGGCAGGGCCGCTTCAACCTCCCGTTAACCATCGGTGTTTACGGTTCGGTAAAGTTTCGCACCGGGCGGCTCGTCGGATCACCATGCTCGAATTGCCACAGAGACGATCGGCAGGATCTCGTCGCCTGCCCGCGCGACGGTTCGCTCTGCTGGCCTCGACGGCGCTTCTGTCTCTGACGCTCACCCACGCGGCCGCGCAGGAGAACCTGCTGCGGGGACAGCTGACCGAGAGCCAGATCAACGAGGAACTTCTCGCCGGGCAAGAGGGTGATGCGTCGGCCGAACCCTCGCGCGGCGGCATACCGACGCCGGGCTACGTACCCGTCAGCGAGGGCGCGCTCGATCCCGACGAGGAAACGCGCGACGACAATGCCAGCCTGTTTCCGATGGAGGAGGAGGACAACGACGCCTTTTCCGAGCGGCCGCCCGCCCCGCGACGGGCCGCCCGCGCCACGAACCAGCGGGAGGAAGCCGCAGACGCCGCAGCACCCGATCAGCCGGATGTCGGGGAGGAAACGGACGAGACCACGGTCGGCACCGTCCGCCAGGAGCGTATCGATGCCCTCGACGAGGAAGCCAACCGGCGCCTCGAGCCCGAGAACCCGCGCACGGCCGCCATCGAGACCCCGTCGTTCGAGGAGGAGGAGAACCCCTATTCGCCGCTCGGCCTGCGCGTCGGGACCTTCGACGTCTTCACCACCCTCGACCAGGGACTGACCTGGTCGACCAACCCCCGGAACGCGCCGGGCGGAACCGAGGGGGTTCTGTCGCAGACCGAGTTGCGTCTGAACGCCGTCTCCGACTGGACGCGCCACTCGGCCGCTTTCAACGCCTTCGGCATCTACAAGGAATCCGTCTCCGGAGACGACGACTACGACGAACTCCAGGGCGGCATCGACGCTTCCTTCAACGCCGATCTCGCATACGGACTGAACGCCGGCGCGACGTTCGCCTACACGGTTCGTCCGGAGTCGGCCTCTTCGCCGGTCGACATCGGCAACGTGGTCTCGGAGCCCCTGCTGCACGAGCTTTCCGGCGACCTCTCGGTCGGCAAGGAGGTCGGCAAGGCGCGCTTTTCGCTGACCGGTTCACTGGATCGGGAAATCTATTCCGACGCCGACCTGTCGTCCGGCGGAACGCTGTCGCAGAAGGACCGGAACTTCACGCTCGCCACGGTCGCGCTGCGTGCCGGCTACGAGGTCTCGCCGACGATCGTCCCCTTCGTCGAGGGAGAGATCGGTCGCCGCTACTACGATCTCGAGGTTGACTCCAGCGGTTACGCCCGTTCCGCGGACAGGCTGGCCCTGCGCGGCGGCTTCGAGCTCGATTTCGGCGAGAAGCTGTCGGGCGAAGTCTCCGCCGGCTGGCTGCGCGAGAATTTCGACGACGATCGCCTCACGCCCGTCTCCGGCCTCCTGCTGGACGCGGCTCTTGCCTGGTCGCCGACGCGCGGCACGACCGTGTCGCTGATCGGCTCGACCGAGGTGGAGGGTACGACGACGGCGAGCGAGAGCGGCTCCGTGCGTTACGCCGCGAGCATCGAGATGCTGCGGCAGGTCCGGGCCAATCTGACGCTGGGCGCCAATGCGGGCCTGGCCTGGCGCGACTACGTGAACTCTTCCGATCACGAGCTGACGTTGAGCGCGGAAACGAATGCGACCTGGTGGTTCAACCGCTACGCCGGCATCAACGGAAGGCTGCGCCACGAGCGCTTCGACAGCACGATCGCCGGCCGCGACTACGACGCCACCAGCGTCTATCTCGGCCTCAAGCTCCAACGCTGACCGCGGCGGAGCGGCATTTCGAGAACACTCAGCCGATCTTCGCCTTGGCCTCGCCCGCGGTGTACTCCTCGAGCAGGTTGGAGATCATTCGCGTCATGCGCGGGCTGAAATCCTTGCGCCAGAGCGAGAAGGCGACGTTGGCTTCGACGAACCCTTCCGGCGAGCCGCAATCGAAGGTGCGGCCCTTGTAGTGATAGCCGTAGAAGGACTGTTGCTTCTGGAGCTTCAGCATCGCGTCGGTGAGCTGGATCTCGTTGCCGGCGCCGCGCTCGTGCGCCGAGAGGATATCGAAAATCTCGGGCTGCAGGATGTAGCGGCCGTTGAGGAAGAGGTTCGATTCGGCCGTTCCCTTGGCCGGCTTCTCGACCATCGAGGTGATCTCGAAGCCGTTGGCGACGTCCTTGCCCTTGCCGACGATGCCGTATTTGTGCGCCTCTTCGGGATCGCACTCCTGCACCGCGATGACGTTGCCGCCGGCTTCCTCGTAAAGCTCCACCATCGCACGCATGCAGCCCTTCTCCGACTGCATGATCATGTCGGGAAGCAGCAGCGCGAAGGGCTCGTCGCCGACCAGATTGCGGGCGCACCACACCGCGTGGCCGAGACCCAGCGGCACCTGCTGGCGCGTGAAGCTCGTCTGCCCGGCCTCCGGCTGCATGCGCTGGAGCTTGGCCAGCTCCGCGTCCTTGCCGCGCTGGGCGAGCGTGTCGTAGAGCTCGAACTGGACGTCGAAATGGTCCTCGATGACGCCCTTGTTGCGGCCGGTCACGAAGATGAACTCCTCGATGCCCGCTTCCCTCGCCTCGTCGACGACGTACTGGATCACCGGCTTGTCCACGACCGTCAGCATCTCCTTGGGGAGCGCCTTGGTGGCCGGGAGGAACCGCGTTCCGAGACCCGCGACCGGGAAAACCGCCTTTCGGACCTTTTTCATGCTGGATGACATCCCGTTTCTCGATTGGGGTAAGGGTGCGACATCATGATGCCGAATTCAGGGGCTACGCATCGGCGGACCGAAACGATCCGGCAAGGCATTGCCCCGCAGGATGTATTGCGAATTCTTTCTATGGTAAACCCTTTGCTAACCCGCGCACGGCAGGATTCCGGACTTCGCGAAACGAATTCGGAGGCAATAATGTTCCAGATGAAGAAGAACGTCCGATCGGCGGCGCTCGGCCTACTGGGCTTTGCAGTGGTGTTCGCGGCCCAGCCGGCCGCCGCCGATGCAGGATTCCAGAAGTGGGTGGCGAGCTTCCGCGGCGTGGCGGCCAGCAACGGCGTTTCGGGTGCGACGTTCGACCGCGCCTTCCGCGGCGTGACCGCCCCGGATCCGGAAGTGCTCGAAAAAGCGCGCTACCAACCCGAGTTCACAGCCCCCGTCTGGGACTATTTCGACAACCGCGTCCACGAAGACTCCATCGCCGTCGGCCGGCAGATGGCCCGTCAGTGGAAGCCCTGGCTCGACCGCATCGAGCGCCAGTATGGCGTCGACCGCCATATCCTCCTGGCGATCTGGTCGATGGAATCGAACTACGGCGAGATTCTCAAGAACGACAAGGTGATGCGCAACGTCGTGCGGTCGCTGTCGACCCTCGCCTATGCCGACAAGAGGCGTGCGAAGTTCGCGCGCTCGCAACTCGTCGCCGCGCTCAAGATCCTGCAGAGCGGCGACATCGATGAGAGCCATCTGACCGGCTCCTGGGCGGGAGCCATGGGACACACCCAGTTCATCCCGACCAGCTACCAGGCCTATGCGGTGGACGCCGACGGCAACGGCAAGCGCGACATCTGGAACTCGGTTCCCGATGCGCTGGCCACGGCGGCCAACCTCCTGCGCAAGAACGGCTGGCAGGCAGGCAAGAGCTGGGGCTACGAGGTGACGCTGCCGCCCGGCCGGAAATTCCCCGGCGGGTCGATGTCGCTGTCGAAGTGGCAGTCGATCGGCGTGGTGCGAGCCCGCAACAAGCCCTTCCCGAGCCCGTCCGACAATGCCGAGCTGAAGGTGCTGGACGGGCGCGAGGGACCGGCCTTCCTCATGACGAAGAATTTCTTCGTCCTGAAGCGCTACAACAACGCGGACAAGTACGCGCTGGCGGTCGGGCTGCTCGCCGACGAGATCGCGGGCTATGGCGGACTGGTGCGCGACTGGAACAGGCCGTTCACGAAGCTCTCCTTCGAGGAGAAGCAGGAACTCCAGAAGCATCTCCTGACCCTCGGCTATTATGACGGCAAGATCGACGGCAAGATCGGCTCGGGTTCCCGTTCGGCGATCGTCGCCGTCCAGCAGGCGCTTGGGCTCCAGCCGGACGGACATCCCAGCAAGGAAGTCCTCAGCCGGCTGAGAGAGCGCTGAGGCGGAAAGTACTGCGTTTGAAATCGCCGCTGCTGCGCAAATGGACGGGCCTCTGCCTCGCGCTCGCGATCATCGCGAGCGCGGCTGCCGTAGTGACGTTCCTCGGGTCTGTCTCTGAGGCACAAGCGCAGGAGCGCCCGAGGACGCTGTTCCAGCTCCTGTTCCCCAACCGGCGGGAAGAAAGCCGTCCGGCGGCGAGGGAGCCGCAGCCGCGGCAGAAGAAGCGTACCCCGCCCGCCCGCGCGGAACCGCGCGAGGCCACGCCCGCACCGGCTGCAGCCAGCGCCCCTCCCCCGCCCGCCGACGTCGAGAAGGCCGGGGACGCACGCCCCCTTCTGGTGGTGGGCGACTTTCTGGCCGGAGGCCTGGCCGAGGGCCTCGAGACCGTGTTCGAGGACGACCCGACGGTGCGGATCGTCGACCGGTCGAACGGCTCGTCGGGCTTCGTCCGCAACGACTTCTACGATTGGCCGGGAAAGATCGGCGACATCCTCGACGAGGTGAAGCCCGCCGTCGCGGTCGTCATGATCGGCTCCAACGACCGACAGGTCATGGGCATCGGCAGCTCCACCGAGCCCGTCCGCTCGGACCGCTGGGCCACGGAATACGAGGCTCGCGCCACGATGTTCGCCTCGGCTTTTTCCAGCCGCGGCATCCCGCTTGTGTGGGTCGGACTGCCGTCTTTCAAGTTCAGCAAGATGTCGTCGGACATGATCGCCTTCAACGACATCCACCGGCGCGCCGCGGAAGCCGCATCCGGCGTCTTCGTCGACATCTGGGACGGTTTCGTCGACGAGAACGGCGCCTTCGTGACCAACGGGCCCGACATCAACGGGCAGCCGGTGCGGCTGCGCGCGAACGACGGCATCAACCTGACCCAGGCCGGCAGGCGCAAGATCGCCTTCTATGCAGAGAAGCCGCTCGCCCATATCCTCGAAGACGGATCGCCAGGCGTCTCGCCCGACGGCGAGATCGGGGAGATGTTCGGTCCGCCGATCCCCGGCTCCACGCCGGTGATCCAGCACACGACGCCGGTCTCGCTGACCGACCCCGAACTCGACGGGGGCGACGAACTGCTCGGGCTGGTCGTCGTGCCGAGGCGCGACAATGCGCTGACCCCTGCCCAGAAGCTGGTGATCGAGGGGCTGGCGCCGGATCCGCGCCCCGGGCGCGTCGACGATTTCGGACGTTCCAGCCTGCCGGAGGCCGCGCCGGACGAGGGCGACCGCACCTCCGCGCTGCCCGAGAGGCCCGAAACCGGCACCGCTGTGACGGAGGATCAGGCCGCCCGCGATGTCAGCGCAGGGTCGCAATCTTCCGACTGACGATCCAGGCAACCGGAATGGCGACTAGCGCCCCAGCGACGGCCGCCGCGGCGATGGTCGTCGCATCGAAGCGGTGCAGGTCCATGGTCAGAAGCGCCGTCAGGAAGACGCCCATCATGACGGGCGCGACGAGAACGTAGACGACAAGCGGAAGCTTGAGCATGTTTCCCTCCATCGGAAAACCGGCCCCGGCGGGGACCGGCGGAGGAAGGATCGTCCGTCGCGGACGCCTTGCCTTGACATGGCTCAACCGGACGCAAATCGCCGGCAGCGGCGCGTTAAACCGACCCACCTCCCACCGCCCCGCGGCTGTTCGCAGACCTCAGCGGGGCAGGAGCGTGCTGCCCATGAGCGCCTCGTCGATGGCGCGCGCAGCCTGACGGCCCTCGCGGATCGCCCAGACGACCAGCGACTGGCCGCGGCGGACGTCGCCGGCGACGTAGAGCTTTTCGATGTTCGTCCTGTAGTCGTGGTCGTTGGCGACGACGTTCTTCGATCCACGTCGATCGGTGTTGGTGGTAAGGCCATCACGCAGCTCGGCCATGATGCCGCTCTCGTTGGGACCCGAAAAGCCGATGGCAATGAAGGCGAGATCGGCGCGGATGACGAATTCGCTGCCGGCGATCGGCTTGCGCGCCTCGTCCACCTCGCAGCACTTCACGCCGGTCAGAACGCCGTCCTCGCCGACGAATTCCAGCGTCGCGACCTGGAACTCGCGCTGTGCGCCCTCGGCCTGCGAGGAGGAGGTCCGCATCTTGGTCGCCCAGTAGGGCCAGACCGTCAGCTTGTCTTCCTTCTCCGGCGGCTGGGGGCGGATGTCGAGCTGGGTCACACGCACGGCGCCCTGGCGGAACGCCGTCCCGACGCAGTCCGACGCGGTGTCGCCGCCGCCCACGACCACGACGTGCTTTCCGCCTGCCAGGATCGGGTCGGAGGGCCAGGCGACGGACTGGATGTCCTCGCCGCCGATGCGGCGGTTCTGCTGCACCAGATAGGGCATGGCATCATGGACGCCGGCGAAGTCGCGGCCGGGCAGATCGGACGGACGCGGCTTCTCCGAACCGCCGCAGTAGAGGACCGCATCGTATTCGGCGAGCAGCTCCTCGGCCTTCTTGTCGACACCGACATTGACGCCACAGTGGAAGGTGACGCCCTCGCCTTCCATCTGCTCGACGCGCCGGTCGATGTAGTGCTTCTCGATCTTGAAGTCGGGAATGCCGTAGCGCATCAGCCCGCCGGGACGGGATTCGCGCTCGTAGACGTGAACGTCGTGCCCGGCGCGGCCGAGTTGCTGCGCCGCCGCCATTCCGGCGGGACCCGAGCCGATCACCGCTACCTTCCTGCCGGTCTTGTGTTCCGGCGGGAAGGGCCGGACGAAGCCCAGCTCATAGGCCTTGTCGCCGATGGCCTGCTCGATCGTCTTGATGGCGACCGGAACGTCCTCGAGGTTCAGCGTGCAGGCCTCTTCGCAGGGCGCCGGGCAGATGCGGCCGGTCCACTCGGGGAAGTTGTTCGTGGAATGGAGATTGCGGATCGCGTTTTCCCAGTCGCCCTGGTAGACGAGCTCATTCCAGTCCGGAATCTGGTTGTGGACGGGGCAGCCCGTCGGCCCATGGCAGTACGGGATGCCGCAATCCATGCAGCGCGCGGCCTGTTTCTCGACCTCGCGGTCCGACATCGGCAGCGTGAACTCGCGGAAATGCCGGATGCGGTCGGACGCAGGCTGGTACTTGTGCACCTGCCGGTCGATCTCGAGAAAACCTGTTACCTTGCCCATTCTCGTTCCTACTCGCGGACCGCGGGAACATCCCGCAGCCAGTTTGCTACCTTCAGTCCGGGCACCTGTGAAAAGGCGCTATCGTCAGTTACCACCACCGCGTCCAACACTATCCCCTGACAGGCGATCCACAGGTCGTGCGGCCCCATCTGAACCCCCTGCCGCTCCATGGACGTTCTGAGCGTCGCGTATTGTTCTTCGGCCGGACTCTCCAAAGGCCAGACGTCGATCGTTTCCAGCAGCGCTTCGAACACCCGGCGTCCACGTTGATTGTCGTTCTTCGTCAAGCCAAACAATATCTCTGCCTTGACGATCAGACTGATGCCGATCTCGTGCTGTCGATGTTCCCGCAGCCTGCGGTCTACCGACCCGTTCGGGTTCCGGAACAGGTCCGAGACGATGTTGGTATCGAGCAGATAACGCATCACAGCTTGATGTCGTCGAGCGGCAGCAAACCTTCGTCGCCTGGATCGCCGGGGAAGTCTTCTATGGGGCCATTCTCCTTCAACCAGTCAAGCACCTCCACGAGCGAACGCTTCCGCGTCTTGGGACGAAGATGAACCGTGCCATCCTCGTCTCGTGAAATCAGAACCTTTTCGGTCTCGAACTCGAATTCTTTCGGGATCCGTACAGCCTGACTTCGCCCGTTTCGAAAGACGCTGATCTCACGCTCCTTCCGAACCTGTTCCATCGTCGCCTCCATCGTCTGGCATATGCCCAGACATATGCCAGATCGAGCTACCCATCAACCGCGCCTGCGCTTCAGCCTCACGCCTCCTCATGAGGGCCTTGCGGCCTGACCCGGCCCCTACTCCGCAGCGACCCCCATCCTCATGCGTTCCATTTCCCGCAGGGCGCGGCGGTATTCGACCGGCATCACCTTGCGAAACTTGGAGCGGTAGTTCGCCCAGTCGTCGAGTATCGCGCGGGCGCGGTTGGAGCCCGTGTAGTGCGCGTGGTTGGTGATCAGCTGCACCAGCCGCTCCTCGTCGTGGCGGGTCATGTCGCCGGAGACGTCGACGCGGCCCTTGTGCATCAGATCGCCGCCGTGGTGGTGCAGCTTCTCCAGCATGTCGTCTTCCTCGGGCACCGGCTCGAGTTCGACCATGGCCATGTTGCAGCGCTCGGCGAAATCGCCTTCCTCGTCGAGCACATAGGCGACGCCACCCGACATGCCGGCCGCGAAGTTGCGCCCGGTCTTGCCGATGACGACCACCGCGCCGCCTGTCATGTACTCGCAGCCGTGGTCGCCACAGCCTTCCACGACGGTGACGGCGCCGGAGTTGCGCACCGCGAAGCGCTCGCCCGCGACGCCACGGAAGTAGCATTCGCCTTCGATCGCGCCGTAGAGCACTGTGTTGCCCACGATGATGGACTCCTCCGCCTTGATCCGGGAGTTCTCCGCGGGGCGGATGACGATCCGGCCGCCGGAGAGACCCTTGCCGACATAGTCGTTGCCGTCGCCGATCAGCTCGAACGAGATGCCGCGCGCCAGGAAGGCGCCGAAGGACTGGCCGGCGGTCCCGGTGAGCGTCACCGAGATCGTGTCCTCCTTCAGTCCCTTGTACTTCCAGCGCTTGGCCACGGCGCCCGACAGCATGGCGCCGGTCGAGCGGTCGGTGTTGCGGATCGGAAGCTCGATCTTCACCTTCTCCTTGCGCTCCAGCGCCGGGCGGGCGAGTTCGATCAGCTTGCGGTCGAGCACGTCGTCGATCGGATGCTTCTGGAGCATGGTCCAGTAGGTCTCCTCCTTCGGCGCGTCGGGCTTGAAGAAGACGCGGCTGAAATCGAGACCGCGCGACTTCCAGTGGTCGACCATCGTCTCCTTTTCGAGCAGCTCGCTCTGGCCAATGATCTCGTCCAGCCTGCGATAACCCATGTCGGCCAGAAACTGCCGCACTTCCTCCGCCACGTAGAAGAAGTAGTTCACGACGTGCTCCGGCGCGCCCTTGAACCGTTTGCGCAGAACCGGGTCCTGCGTGGCGATGCCGACCGGACAGGTGTTGAGATGGCACTTGCGCATCATCAGGCAGCCCGCCGCGATCAGCGGCGCGGTCGAGAAGCCGAACTCGTCGGCCCCGAGCAGCGCGCCGATGATGACGTCGCGGCCGGTCCGCAAGCCGCCGTCGACTTGCAGCGCGACGCGTGAGCGCAGGCCGTTCAGGACCAGCGTCTGGTGCGTCTCGGCAAGGCCCATCTCCCAGGGCGAGCCGGCGTGCTTGAGCGAGGTCAGCGGCGAGGCGCCGGTGCCGCCGTCATAGCCGGCGATGGTGATGTGGTCCGCGCGCGCCTTGGCGACGCCGGCCGCGACGGTGCCGACACCGACCTCCGACACCAGCTTCACCGATACGGCGGCCGCCGGATTGACGTTCTTCAGGTCGAAGATCAGCTGCGCCAGATCCTCGATCGAATAGATGTCGTGATGCGGCGGCGGCGAGATGAGGCCGACGCCGGGCGTGGAGTGCCGCGTCTTTGCGATCGTCGCATCGACCTTGTGGCCGGGCAGCTGACCGCCCTCGCCCGGCTTGGCGCCCTGCGCGACTTTGATCTGCATCATGTCGGAGTTGACGAGGTATTCCGCCGTCACGCCGAAGCGGCCCG
This region includes:
- a CDS encoding NfeD family protein gives rise to the protein MLERIFSELGPWNWLVLGFVLLTLEIILPGVFLVWIGLAALAVGVLSIAIWEFSLWIWQVQILVFLVFSLLSAWLGYRFVRRDESPSDQPLLNQRARQLVGRTGTLDEAIRDGRGRLKLGDTWWPVNGPDAAPGTKVRVVAATDGDLVVEPV
- a CDS encoding lytic murein transglycosylase encodes the protein MKKNVRSAALGLLGFAVVFAAQPAAADAGFQKWVASFRGVAASNGVSGATFDRAFRGVTAPDPEVLEKARYQPEFTAPVWDYFDNRVHEDSIAVGRQMARQWKPWLDRIERQYGVDRHILLAIWSMESNYGEILKNDKVMRNVVRSLSTLAYADKRRAKFARSQLVAALKILQSGDIDESHLTGSWAGAMGHTQFIPTSYQAYAVDADGNGKRDIWNSVPDALATAANLLRKNGWQAGKSWGYEVTLPPGRKFPGGSMSLSKWQSIGVVRARNKPFPSPSDNAELKVLDGREGPAFLMTKNFFVLKRYNNADKYALAVGLLADEIAGYGGLVRDWNRPFTKLSFEEKQELQKHLLTLGYYDGKIDGKIGSGSRSAIVAVQQALGLQPDGHPSKEVLSRLRER
- a CDS encoding outer membrane beta-barrel protein: MLELPQRRSAGSRRLPARRFALLASTALLSLTLTHAAAQENLLRGQLTESQINEELLAGQEGDASAEPSRGGIPTPGYVPVSEGALDPDEETRDDNASLFPMEEEDNDAFSERPPAPRRAARATNQREEAADAAAPDQPDVGEETDETTVGTVRQERIDALDEEANRRLEPENPRTAAIETPSFEEEENPYSPLGLRVGTFDVFTTLDQGLTWSTNPRNAPGGTEGVLSQTELRLNAVSDWTRHSAAFNAFGIYKESVSGDDDYDELQGGIDASFNADLAYGLNAGATFAYTVRPESASSPVDIGNVVSEPLLHELSGDLSVGKEVGKARFSLTGSLDREIYSDADLSSGGTLSQKDRNFTLATVALRAGYEVSPTIVPFVEGEIGRRYYDLEVDSSGYARSADRLALRGGFELDFGEKLSGEVSAGWLRENFDDDRLTPVSGLLLDAALAWSPTRGTTVSLIGSTEVEGTTTASESGSVRYAASIEMLRQVRANLTLGANAGLAWRDYVNSSDHELTLSAETNATWWFNRYAGINGRLRHERFDSTIAGRDYDATSVYLGLKLQR
- a CDS encoding KpsF/GutQ family sugar-phosphate isomerase: MHGKVLNQRVDAKAAIESAVRTITTEQAGMAALAAALGNGLSESFAKAVEMLAGIGGRAIVTGVGKSGHIGNKMAATLASTGTPAFFVHPAEANHGDLGMIAPDDAIIAISWSGETSEMKGIVAYSRRFKIPLIAITSGETSTLASAADLVLCLPKSPEACPHGLAPTTSTVLQLAIGDALAVALLEARGFTPDHFRTFHPGGQLGANLTQVREIMHVGDEMPVVGRGVTMPEAITMLSAKRFGCVCVTGEDGRLAGIFTDGDLARSLHLNLAEIAIDELMTRNPKTVTPRTLAAEAMALLNEHHISALVVVDEGVPVGVVHFHDLLRLGAA
- a CDS encoding DUF459 domain-containing protein, with product MKSPLLRKWTGLCLALAIIASAAAVVTFLGSVSEAQAQERPRTLFQLLFPNRREESRPAAREPQPRQKKRTPPARAEPREATPAPAAASAPPPPADVEKAGDARPLLVVGDFLAGGLAEGLETVFEDDPTVRIVDRSNGSSGFVRNDFYDWPGKIGDILDEVKPAVAVVMIGSNDRQVMGIGSSTEPVRSDRWATEYEARATMFASAFSSRGIPLVWVGLPSFKFSKMSSDMIAFNDIHRRAAEAASGVFVDIWDGFVDENGAFVTNGPDINGQPVRLRANDGINLTQAGRRKIAFYAEKPLAHILEDGSPGVSPDGEIGEMFGPPIPGSTPVIQHTTPVSLTDPELDGGDELLGLVVVPRRDNALTPAQKLVIEGLAPDPRPGRVDDFGRSSLPEAAPDEGDRTSALPERPETGTAVTEDQAARDVSAGSQSSD
- the galU gene encoding UTP--glucose-1-phosphate uridylyltransferase GalU, which codes for MKKVRKAVFPVAGLGTRFLPATKALPKEMLTVVDKPVIQYVVDEAREAGIEEFIFVTGRNKGVIEDHFDVQFELYDTLAQRGKDAELAKLQRMQPEAGQTSFTRQQVPLGLGHAVWCARNLVGDEPFALLLPDMIMQSEKGCMRAMVELYEEAGGNVIAVQECDPEEAHKYGIVGKGKDVANGFEITSMVEKPAKGTAESNLFLNGRYILQPEIFDILSAHERGAGNEIQLTDAMLKLQKQQSFYGYHYKGRTFDCGSPEGFVEANVAFSLWRKDFSPRMTRMISNLLEEYTAGEAKAKIG
- a CDS encoding SPFH domain-containing protein → MNFTGLDIIIPVLVVLVLLFLFAGIKTVPQGSNWTVERFGRYTRSLSPGLNLILPFIDRIGAKMNMMEQVLDVPTQEVITRDNAIVAVDGVAFYQVLNAAQAAYQVAGLENAILNLTMTNIRSVMGSMDLDELLSNRDAINERLLRIVDEAASPWGIKVTRVEIKDINPPANLVDSMARQMMAERNKRAQILEAEGLKQAQVLEAEGRKEAAFRDAEARERAAEAEARATQVVSEAIAAGDVQAINYFVAQKYTEALARIGSATNSKVVLLPVEASALIGSLGGIGAIAKEVFGGESPTQNTRGANRPPLVPPGQG